A stretch of DNA from Sebastes fasciatus isolate fSebFas1 chromosome 16, fSebFas1.pri, whole genome shotgun sequence:
CGGTCTAGGTCTTCGATGTAGAACATGATGAGCTTCCTGCGCTCCTCAGGGACACACTCCAGAACGAGGTACCGCTTGTCGTTCTGGAGGATCTTTTCCACATCCTTCAGATGTTGTTCTGACTCCTGGATCAGCTTTCTTGATCTGAGGGAAGAGAGAATGTGAGACGAAGGCACTCGGAAGCAGGATGGTAATACAGTGGAAACTACGgctgttaataattaaccgttaaccgacattaagcattttaaccgaataacgctatcggttaaaagaaatgtttataattaattaaaaagatgagcggctcagaggaacGGCTcatcactttaaggagaaaagctggtccaccttaacagcccaccttaagaggcggagccggagttgcaggatataGGAAGTTGGCTCAGGTTTCTCAGAGCTCGCTTGACCGGAGCGGAGTAGTTGTAGCATTTTtacaccgacaaataaactgtacaaacactgctacacctacgttcacagctataacgcctcCAACAACCCCaaactcaccgccgccacacacacacggtctgccGGAAACATTCCtctcattgagtaggtagttGTATAGCAAATGAAaaggcttttgaagcagttatttcaaatattaaagggtgtttcataaatatggatgattgaatttgtgctcattcaaagacgTGTAATGAAATGTTGAATCAATCaacagctcagttattttttCATAATGATGAGAttgtttccctggcacaaaaAGGGGAATcaataacagcaaaaacaaaatagttATTTGAAACATTGGTATCGGTCCGGAATTTTGCTATCGGTGAATCCCTAAATATAACAGGTGATTTCAGACTTTTCATAGCAGTGTATATTGATTACAAGTGCAAGAAAACAATACTTTTATTTGCTATTAGACACTTGTTTTGCTTATCTAGTATGTGAAAGTGAGTGTACACACCTGTATGTGATGAACTTTGTCTCCTTCAGCAGTGTTCTGAAGTCAGCTTTGGCTGTGATGTACTTGTCTTTGATGTAATCTTCAAACTCCCGCTGTCTCttctacaaaacacacagatgaaCACATCAGACACCAAAACTCAGATAAAATGGTTGAAACGTTACAGTCAAATTAAACCCAAGCCAGAACGCCTTTAAGACGGATGAAAAAATATCAACCACCCTTTTTGATCATTTCAGAACTGGGGTTTGGATTTTATGAAAGAAGCCATCTGACGTTGGGCtgatgacacacacatatagtgaACTATATAGTGAGTTGTAGTGCTGTCCAAATGTATAGTAAGAATTATTAGACCCTAGATAGTGGACTCAAAGTTTCCCACGATGCATCGTGAAAAGTAGTGTACAACGATGGTCACTAACCGAGCACTATAtataccatcatgcattgcgctgaaggaaaaaatggaaaacggacgagaggagagagaccAGTACCATTGAGACAAATCCATGAGTTGCATCGTGAGAATAATGTTTTAAGCAGAGCAgcacatcacaacacaaactGCCACAAAGTACTTattattgaattaattaatttgggaAAATATACTTGTTGCCCCCACATTAAAAGCCGTAGACATATACACTGCATCACTGCTTACCAGGGGGAacttaaattcactcagagcattttgTCAAGAGGTTACTCAACAAAATAGCTTACAACATGTATTTatcacaaaaatacatgtcacacgactttgttgaatactcgattctgattggtcaatcatgacGTTCTGCGGTCTGTCCTTCAGGGCAATGAGAGACCCTTATTTCTCATCATTTTGCTTGAGATTCTTGCAATGTAACTACATTATGTCTTAACCCGTCACTAGAGTCACAAAactcaagtattttttttgtcagaaagTAACTGTATTCTTTTATCATAAAAGCAAAATAACATAAGTCTTACTCTGTCACTGGAGGAGAACTTGATACAGCGAGGGTCCTCTTTGATTACCTTCTTCACCTCCTTCCATGTGGTTGTCAGAGTGAtctataaaacaaacaaaaaaaatctgtcaataAGCTTATAAAATTAATCAGGAATAAAGTTGATCAAAATATTTGATAAGCACATACATGGAAATACATTAAAAGCTGCAGAGTATTACGTTCCTTCTAGCCATGCTGACACACAAGAAAAAAGCAAGTAGAGAGAAAATGAATAGCGTAGTACATGTTCCTGCTTTTGGCACCTTTTTACTCCTCACCATGCTGGTCTCATCTAGTAGCTGCCTGAAatgttctttcttcttcttggccAGTGCTTCTACGTGTTCGTTAAAcagcttctccttctcctctcgcTCTAGCAGTGACGCCGACTCCCAGCGATGGTCCTTCCGCAGGTTACGACGAGTGTCTGACCACGTTGCATCTGAAGACCGTACCTGAGGaatgagtgaaaaaaaaaaaaacacttgttagTCTTGTGCTCCCGCCAACACACTTGCATTTCTCAAATGTTCAGGAGGTGCTCTTAAGGATCCTATATTATCATCTCTCCATCCAATCAATTTTTCTTACCAAATCTTCTGAAAAAGATGATGCGAAAAGATTAAGATTTAATGAAAACTCAAATATGAttaattttagggctgtcaatcaggATTAATCATAAACTAATCATATATTTTTTacctacaacctccgaaagatcgattgtgttaatgcgtttaaaaaaatttgtggcgttaaaacaaatttgtgttaatgcgtttttattgcgttaactttgacagccttaattaatttgtttcatGGGGGAAATAAAAAAGCTGCAAAGCGTCTCACCATATCAGACATGAGAGCTTTGAAATGCTGGATGGCCTCCTCCCTTTTGTGCTGCTCCCTCTCTCGGTCGATCTCTTTGGTCTGTTCTGATCGGGCCTTCTGCacctctcgctccctctctctgagACTGGCCTCGATACGAGCCTGCCGCTCCAACTCTCGCTCCTTGTCGATGTCCACACTCTGTGGAGGATGACACACGTGGTCTGCGTCAGTTTTGTTTGTTATATGATGTCAACAATGAGAGCTATACATGAAAGCATATACGTATATTCTCAACTACCAGTCAATTACACATTATTATGGAAATGACTTTTtctgtatctgtgtttttgaTCTCCTCATCATTGCAATTCTTAACAATTTGACAGATGATTCAGTCCATTTCTACTCTCGATATCGGGAGACGCTTAGACTGTTTTTACTCATCAGGAATTTATTGCCTCcatggcaataaaaaaacattacacaAGGCGTCAGAAGCTCCTGTAGGTTGAACTGGGATTCATGAACACATTTAGGGGTGACTGACTCAGACAGGCACTCTATAAATGGACTTGAAGAAACTTGCTAGCCTTGCAACAATAAGGCTACAAACAACCCATCATACAACATCATCTGTAGGAGACATTCTTTCCATTCAAAAAGAATATCTGGCATTAATAATACAGGGTTCCTACTCTTTTCTAGAGATAATTTTCCAGGACATTTTCAGTGATGATCTAGCTAGAATGACACACAAAGATCACGCCATACACTAATATGTTCCTCTGTGGAAGTCTGATTTAAAAGACATGCAGTCTATGGCTAAATCATCTCTTACATGATGAGAAATTACACATCAACTTTAGCAATGGAACCAAACATGCTCACCAATTAAACATtattcaaaagttgtgaagaaAGCAATGTTATGATGTCAACCAACCTACATGTGACGTGACTTAGGggtgtaaagtaaaaaacaatgttcAGTTCAACACTGAACAATAAGTTCACGGCTTCTCTCACACAGATCATATATCATTAGCACATACATATTGAAGCCATCATATTCCATACAGAGAAAACTGCTCATACCTTGGCTTGTTTTTCCATGTACTGTTTGAAAAGTTCTTCTCTGAGTGCGGAGCTTTCCACAGACTTGTATCGTGGGTCAGTCTCCAGCCTCTCTTTCACTTTGCTCCACCGCTGGCCTCCCTCTATGTGCTGCTCACTAAGGAGGTCATAGAAGTCTTGCTTCACCTGAGAGACAACACATCAAAATTGGAAATCTCTTCATCTCCCCTGCAGATGGTAAAAGCCTACAGGTGTCTTGACTCATGGTCAATCGACCTCACCTCACCTAAAAAACGCCACAGTCTCATTGTAGAGAGATACTTgaatgattgattgatatttgaATGTGAGCGGGTGATACCTTCTCTCCTCTGGACTTGGagtcctctttctctctcttccttatAGCGGTGATGAATTCCATGAAGATGGCCTCCCTGTCCTTCATCTTCTCTATGGTCTTAAATCGTGGGTCTCGGCCGTGTTTCACTGCAAATTCACTAAATGTTGTTctgcaaagataaaaaaaaaaaaagaaagaaaaacaatgcaGTTTCAATTTTGAAAAAGTGAACAGTTATAAACATCTCTTCACCACAACGAGAAAGAATAAAAGGCCCGTTTCTTTACCTTGGTGTGAACTTTGCGTCCTCCATCATCCTCCTGAACTCGTCTTTGGCCTGCATCAgcttgttcttcttctccttcctctcctcctccgctcGTGTCTTCACATACTGATCAAACACCTTTAGTGGACAAAATCACAAAAATATTACtgaaggatttaaaaaaatggctgGTACATGACACAGTGCTGTGAGAACAGTTAGGGGAGAgaggaaaacacatgaaaaagggagagaaactGAACCTGTTTCCTCTCTTTTGGGTTGAGGAGGAGATATCGTGGGTCAAACACAATCTTATGAAGTTCTTTGTCCCAAGTCGAGAATGCAGACACCTACATGCAAGATAGACAATGCTGGCTTTAGTCAGTCCAATATAAACTTgcatataataaaagattagACATTTTTGTATATGTCCagtgcagataaaaaataaaaacaaaaaaaggtacACAAAACTCGTAACATTGTTGTAAAATTTCACAAATTTGTGTTACCCCTCTCTCCAGCAGCATTTCTCTGAACTGGGTCATCCGGGCCTCGAGTGGCACTATAGCTCGTTCTCTGGCAGCTCTGAGCTCTGCCTCCATTGCTGCTTCCTTCTCAGAGTCtgcctccttcacctcctccttcctGTGAGGGCGAAAACCACAAAGgtgaggagaggtggagagaatgATCAATGAGAATGGAGAGATGACgtagaaaaaagaagaagaaaaagaaaaaaggtgacTCCttaaacatctgcagcatgatGGCATTAAGTTAAGGGAGACCCGCATGACATACTTCCTCTTTTTGGCTTTGGTTGGCTCCTCATCCTGATTCTCTTCAGTAGCAACGGCTAATTCTGGCTCCTCCTTACTGACACCTGTGagtgaacacacagacacaaaataaatactACACACACTGCAGCGCACAAGATGATGATAGCAGCACTTTCTTGCTCAGTATAAGAACTGCCCACTGGTTGTGTGGCTCTGAATATGTAATTGCTTCAAATCATCTATTATTAAGGGTTCAGGGttcatgtttctttatttgtcatttgtcaattccggctaagcagtcattggcaatgaaaaactttggtctcaggttccttcaacaatgctcataaaatatgtatatatatatatatatatatatatatatataaaaggggaaatcacacaagtaaaagcagAATGATAAtgtaaggcataaaatagtgcagttaaaatatagCGCttgaatataaacataagtaaatataaaataataatgtatgtgtaattttgttgaagacagcatttcagatgggaaaactgaatgtaaacaggatgtactATGTctatgcatgatgagaagtaatatatgtacacagaggtgtcacagtttgtaaaacattatgtaaagtatataaaggtaaaatGACAAGTGATGAGCTCAAGAGTTCAGTAGTCTTATGGCCTACGGGATGAAGCTGTCCCCGAGTCTGGTTGCGCACTACTAACCAAGCAATTAGCCTATATGTCACAATAATCAAAAGTACTGTGTTGAATGTCATTATCACTGACTGCATGTGAACGTGTGCTGCCCCCACCTATTTTCTTGCTGTCCTCCGGGCCTCTTTTgtgtggaggctcctggatgtgCTTGTCGACATCAGCTCGACCAACCAGCTCCTCGGGCCGGTCCCACATGGACAGCCGTGTTGTGGGATTGTAGAAGAACACGCGATCATCACCCGTCCATACCACACacctgatatttaaaaaaaacaacattaggcTTATTGCAATAAAGTGGAGTGGAGTGATGGTGTGGGTCGTGATGTGGTGTGCGTACCATGGCGTGCCAGGGATAGGGTTGGTGGCTATTGGTCTGGCTTTCTGAGCTGCCTTTTCCTCCTCGGTCATCTCTTCTTCTTTAGGCTCCTTGAaaaagaaacagagaaaaatcAGTTATCTCCATCACTATTACATTCATACTAGGGATGTCAGATTTGATTCATTTTGCCTTAAATAGCCTCACACCCATTAACCTGCAACTAACCGggtaattttaagaaaaaacacgAAATGACGTGAAATACAAGATGCGCTTTCATTTTAGTCCGGCAATCCATGACTCAATGAGCTTTGGCGACGCATTTCAGGTgctgaaatgttttttgttgtaaatgccttttattttattttattttggctttACTGAAGTTTACTGTCGCATTTGATCAGGTCATCGTTAAAAGGTACTCCTGTCAATCGGCCATTGATCGTTATCGGCCGACATTCAGTAGTTCACTCGTTTGATTGGTGGTCTCTATAAAATCCGATCAGAAGAGCCGATCAGATGACGCATTGATTCTGAattgaaacattttaaatacttttttgtttgcttttctcGCCTACTCTTTAATTCGTTCCGAGAGTGACAGCTGGACACACAACACGCTCAGCACCGCCGGAGCGCGTTGTCTGGACAGCCCAACTGGTTAATATAGGCGCCGAAAAGAAGCTTCGATGAAATTAATCTATAGGCCGACAAGTGTAACCGGGCAAAAATATTCTTGGTGGTCAACTGATTAACTATTGAACGTTATCGTATCTATATTCTTAGTATTTTCATGATTTATTTGCAaaaatttgtgtttttcattataTATCATTACACTATATGTAGAATATGAATGTAGTATTGTTTATGTTGTACAGTGTATAGCATTTCTTGCATTCTgaattattataatgttatcGTTTTATTCTCTGATTCTGTACTCAATTATGGTCATAGCAAAAATGCACTTTTGAATAAAAAACTTTGAGGCAGAGGTAATTTGACTCTTCACTTACCTCCTTCTCATTGttagtgttttctgttttgttctccTCGTCCTCCATCTCCATCGCCTCAGCTTCCTCCTGAGCCAGACGCTCCTTTATCCTTTGTGCTTCTTTTTCTAAAGACAGCGAGGAgaaaaaggcacacacacacaaactgtgagGTAACTAAAAGTGGTGCAACAAATGCAGCTTGTCATCAATTCTGTCGGGGTTGCATGTTAAGTAAACCTGCTAATTTATCAGTCATACCTGCTGCAAGTGGCACTGGTAAATCTTAGGACAGGTAATGTGGGATCAGggtttttgtatgttttgctGTGCAACTTGTCAGAAAAATGACAGTGTTGTTGATGAGCAGAAAACCAAAGTGGGTAAAGCTTTTCAGATTGGTGATACTGGAAATCAGCCCAAGCCTAGCACTCATCATCCACCAAAGCATTTTAAGTTCCACCCAACTAGAGCTGGGcgatatgatgatatatatatatctcgtTAAAACCTTATAAAAATGTCtgtttatatttttctatatcgtttctattgTAATGTCGAAAAACCAGCGGCCGAATTGTGTTACGGCAATATTTACGTCATTTGGACAACGATTTACTTTCTGATCATAACACGTGAGAGTGAAGTTGGTGCGAACGGTCAGAACAAAAAGAGCTTGTACCTAAACGGGGGCTACTTCTATCGTTTGGCTACAAAAAGTCAGAATAGGACCATCTCACTACATCACAGGCAGTTGTGTTCGCACTAGTCAGCAATGCCTACCTCTCTCCACTAGGGCCATTGGTTTCTCCCAGGTGGACTCCAGTGTTCGGTTGTTGTAGTAGTAATTTTTCCCATCAGCTGTTTTGTACTCTGACCACTCAGGGAGCTGCAATGATCCGGCCATGGAGGCAGGAGCTGCCTGGAGAGTCAGCTGTGGGTGCATCATGGAAACTAAAGGCGGTCCCATGCCAGGAAGCATTCCTGTCATTAGTCAGAGAGGAAAGAGACAACCATTATTGGCTGAGACTCATCTTTCTGTCTGAGCCACTAACAGTAGTTGCAGTGGATTATAATCTAGTAAAAGCATTAGTTTATACATCCATTTGTGAAATGTCAGTTCCCAGGTTTCCCACTTGTTATCAATAACATGTATTAGCAAATTCAGAGGTGAGACAGAGAGCTCCACAGGCAGAATAAAACTGATTCACTGCAACTTAAAAAGGGCTGTCCCTCTAAGCATTTGCCTGCTCATCTAGAGTAGATTATTAGCTGAAtgagtgaataaaaaaagattgttATCATTTGTGGAAGAAACTGTTCAAGTCTAAATATGTCTTCAAGAAACATAACTGATTGACAATAAACAGGccacatacacaaaaaacagtgaccacacacacacacacacaaccatgcCACAAAAGAAGACAACACacatgaccacaacatgtagcTCTAACTGCTATTCTAATGAATCTCTACTAGGCAAAAGCAGCTAGCGTTATGGGAACTAGCAAAGATGGCCTCGGTctccaaacacacacctcaAAATGACTGATCCTAACAATCAACGGCTCGGCCCAATCTAACAATTTAGATGCTGATTATTCAAGTGTCCTTTCATTTACCAAAGCAAAACAATTAGTCTTACACTGTATCTAACAGTTCCAGAGGACACGCAAACAAAGtgcttaaaaaatatgctgttgATAAAATGTTGTATGTGGCATGTTACATGTTAAATCTGGAAGTATAATCACAAATGAGTTTAAATAATCAAGCTGTGTGTTCTGCTTCTGTCTAAATTTCTACTGTACACCGGATGGATCATGTTCACAGCATTCATCTCCATGCCACTGTTTGAGGGTTCCCATATATACTATATGACTCATGTAGACACCATTCACTACCatgccatctactgtagatctGAGATGCGAGCGGCTGGATGTTTACCGTTGGGGCCGGGGCCTGCCTTTACACAGGGTGCACCTACTATCTGCATCATTGCTACACCTGCAAGAACAACGGACAAGCAAGCATCTGGTTGAACACAGCAGGACACTAGACATGAGCTACCATCGTGTGTaagagtttgtttgtgtgtgtggccccACTCAGACAAAACACAAGCCCAAATTTTGGATTACTGTTATGTTACAACAGTTACTCAGCCTCTGTTGATGTTTATGAGCCTGTAATGTACTTAGAGATGTTAGGGATAAGCACAGTGTACATTAGGTTTATAAGATTTATTTGGAGGCTATTGCTACATTAACAATATggaggcaaagtcccgccccttccggtggaccccatggaaccttatttcggaaaaaatatgtacagtagtgaacggcgagagacaaaaaatgttttgatcccgtttgaattgcagcatgaatcacacatattatgtttgtcaatttaaaacagaattttgcaagtcaagaaagtcgcagtttgtcgtagtatcatttagttttgtgagtacatcccagtacgaaacacacaggcatcgtatcttcagcgagagagacgtcacttacgcgacttttgggtgtgtagtctttgtaattatgtattttcacagtcttattattcaacagttttacaaataAACAGcaatttctttttaaacagacaaacatcataagtgtgattcatggcgcaattcaaaaaggataaaaaaaattatttgtctctccctgttgactaccattcatattttttcccaAATAATGTCCCATGGTGGTACACCGGAAGGGGCGgtacttcacctctctattatGATAAAAAGAATACTGTAAAAAAGCACATGTAAAATAGTGAATGCATAATGTTGGAACACCACAAATCAAATCAGGGAGTCAATCAGGGAGCTCTCAGTCTGATATTTGTAAGCTGAATAACAATCAGCCCCAATCTAAAACTAGGCCCCTCTTACTGTAGTTCTGATTTTGCCAGACACTTCGTCCATAAAGAACACAATAAACTGGGGGAATTAACAAGAATGTGCTTCTTCGATCAAATTATGCCAAAATAAcggacagagaaaaaaaaagaaggaatcaAAGAAGACACataacagagaagaagagaaaagcaACAGAAAAAAACCTTGAAAGCAAACACACAGGAGCATTTACATTAGCTGAAATTTAAATTCAAGCCACTGCACTCAAGACTCGTTGTTGTGCGACTCTTCGGGGTGCTTTCACATTAGGGACCCGGGCACGGATCTGAGTACACTTGTGATTTTAGATGATGTCTGCGAAGAATGAGAGCAGCTCAATGGCTCAGcgggcagagaaagagagagacggggTGGGGAGGGGAGACAACGTGCAGAGTCGTCCTACTTTCAAATCAAACTTGGTGaaataaaagtttattttggccaaaccagagttggttattgttggaaagagtaacgacgacagtatcggtgagttttatttagtttctgtcaagtttgaatgaagtgttttacgatgccccgctgctagaacagctgatctcaacctaaacaaatacacgtgggtgatgacgcaagtgtactcgggtacggaacaaatttactaatgtgaaagctgagcagagagggggggcaatcatACTCGGGCACGGaacggatcaatcgtacctaatgtgaaaacgcccttaaACAAAATGCAAACAGACAGATCTGAGCTGACTGAACTAACAGAGTTATCCATGACCAGAAGATATCTAGTGGGAAGTCTTTAAAAAGACACTTGTGCAATTTACATGTATATGAGTATCCCTATAATCCTCCTGTGGTGTTCCAATAACAACTACAGTTGGAGTCCACAACATTTTTTGTTGTAATCAAAAATTCACCAATAATGCTGAGTCAGTTTCCACAGAGTCTGTAGCTGATTATCAGTCACAAACCTAAACTAAGTAGCATATTAGCATCAGAGTAATTGAATAATCTTAACTGGTTATTTTACAAGCAACATTATACTTTCTACTAGATTACACTTGCCCTGGTTTAAGTCTTTTAATATTAAGTATCTGACGATATAGAGTCCGATCCGCTACTTATGTTTACCTGGCAGCAGGAGGTGGGTCTATGCATTGATTAAATATGTATCTGGCACAATGAAATAACAGGTGTAGCCTACAAAATTTTGCCCACCGTATTATTCAAGAGCTACTTAATCCAAACACCTAAGGGCCTAGTTCAAAACCCTTAAAATGATCAACTTAAATTATTGATCTGACATGAATGAAAGTGCAACAGGATGACACGATCAGCGAGAGAGAAGCCA
This window harbors:
- the tcerg1b gene encoding transcription elongation regulator 1 isoform X7, with amino-acid sequence MADQTESETIGFSDNRMVQQAVRFRGPAPAPAPVPAQTPVLRGPPPLLRPPPPPFGMMRGPPPRPPFARPPFDPNMPPIPPPGGMPPPIGPPHLQRPPFLPPPMGNLPPPPGMLFPPGMPPVPASGAPALNPAEEIWVENKTPEGKAYYYNARTRESSWSKPDGVKIIQQSELNPLLVAGSAGPGPSVGVTAAASSSSVNTTASTAASASPTQALSTTPSRTLSSSPDSTIVSPSVTISATLVADISPVATVSSTVVSPVTVVTVSTVPSPVTAVQSMSLLPAGLSHNVGQPNAAMPAFPPVMVPPFRVPLPGMHIPLPGMLPGMGPPLVSMMHPQLTLQAAPASMAGSLQLPEWSEYKTADGKNYYYNNRTLESTWEKPMALVEREKEAQRIKERLAQEEAEAMEMEDEENKTENTNNEKEEPKEEEMTEEEKAAQKARPIATNPIPGTPWCVVWTGDDRVFFYNPTTRLSMWDRPEELVGRADVDKHIQEPPHKRGPEDSKKIGVSKEEPELAVATEENQDEEPTKAKKRKKEEVKEADSEKEAAMEAELRAARERAIVPLEARMTQFREMLLERGVSAFSTWDKELHKIVFDPRYLLLNPKERKQVFDQYVKTRAEEERKEKKNKLMQAKDEFRRMMEDAKFTPRTTFSEFAVKHGRDPRFKTIEKMKDREAIFMEFITAIRKREKEDSKSRGEKVKQDFYDLLSEQHIEGGQRWSKVKERLETDPRYKSVESSALREELFKQYMEKQAKSVDIDKERELERQARIEASLREREREVQKARSEQTKEIDREREQHKREEAIQHFKALMSDMVRSSDATWSDTRRNLRKDHRWESASLLEREEKEKLFNEHVEALAKKKKEHFRQLLDETSMVRSKKITLTTTWKEVKKVIKEDPRCIKFSSSDRKRQREFEDYIKDKYITAKADFRTLLKETKFITYRSRKLIQESEQHLKDVEKILQNDKRYLVLECVPEERRKLIMFYIEDLDRRGPPPPPTASEPTRRSTK
- the tcerg1b gene encoding transcription elongation regulator 1 isoform X4, giving the protein MADQTESETIGFSDNRMVQQAVRFRGPAPAPAPVPAQTPVLRGPPPLLRPPPPPFGMMRGPPPRPPFARPPFDPNMPPIPPPGGMPPPIGPPHLQWCSNSHLAGRVCKEIDHKRPPFLPPPMGNLPPPPGMLFPPGMPPVPASGAPALNPAEEIWVENKTPEGKAYYYNARTRESSWSKPDGVKIIQQSELNPLLVAGSAGPGPSVGVTAAASSSSVNTTASTAASASPTQALSTTPSRTLSSSPDSTIVSPSVTISATLVADISPVATVSSTVVSPVTVVTVSTVPSPVTAVQSMSLLPAGLSHNVGQPNAAMPAFPPVMVPPFRVPLPGMHIPLPGMLPGMGPPLVSMMHPQLTLQAAPASMAGSLQLPEWSEYKTADGKNYYYNNRTLESTWEKPMALVEREKEAQRIKERLAQEEAEAMEMEDEENKTENTNNEKEEPKEEEMTEEEKAAQKARPIATNPIPGTPWCVVWTGDDRVFFYNPTTRLSMWDRPEELVGRADVDKHIQEPPHKRGPEDSKKIGVSKEEPELAVATEENQDEEPTKAKKRKKEEVKEADSEKEAAMEAELRAARERAIVPLEARMTQFREMLLERGVSAFSTWDKELHKIVFDPRYLLLNPKERKQVFDQYVKTRAEEERKEKKNKLMQAKDEFRRMMEDAKFTPRTTFSEFAVKHGRDPRFKTIEKMKDREAIFMEFITAIRKREKEDSKSRGEKVKQDFYDLLSEQHIEGGQRWSKVKERLETDPRYKSVESSALREELFKQYMEKQAKSVDIDKERELERQARIEASLREREREVQKARSEQTKEIDREREQHKREEAIQHFKALMSDMVRSSDATWSDTRRNLRKDHRWESASLLEREEKEKLFNEHVEALAKKKKEHFRQLLDETSMVRSKKITLTTTWKEVKKVIKEDPRCIKFSSSDRKRQREFEDYIKDKYITAKADFRTLLKETKFITYRSRKLIQESEQHLKDVEKILQNDKRYLVLECVPEERRKLIMFYIEDLDRRGPPPPPTASEPTRRSTK